From the Drosophila sechellia strain sech25 chromosome X, ASM438219v1, whole genome shotgun sequence genome, the window AGCCATGCGGCTATTTCACCTCTTTCACCTGTCTGTTTGCCTCGtttctcacacacacacagcatgCCCAGGGATTGGCTTCACCTCGCATTGTGGATAAACTGAGACGCTAAAGTCGTTGTCGCCGTCACCGCCtccgccacgcccaccaagGGGGCAGCACCCAGATCTCCGGTTGCGAACTAGTAGTGACGCCAACGTGGTCGATCGCCGTTGTCGTCATCAACAACGTTGTGTTCGTCGAACTGTGAGATTATTTAATGTTGGCCACCGGTTTTCTGGCTCGCAGAACCGTACTTAACCAGCCGGCGTTCAATTCATGGAGCACACTCCTCCGGACCGCTAGAAAACGACCCACATCCACGGTTGCTGCCAGAGTTCCACTAAAGCTTCAGTCACAGCGGCAATTCACAAGAGCATACTCGTCGTAAGAATTGAAagatgtacatacatatgcatttaACACATGATTGAAAACTATTTGTATCCCACGATTTAGCTCCAAAGTCATGGAAACGCTCGCGGATGTATTCCGCGGCATTACGGATCGATTTGCCGGAGTCACAGTCGATGGACGCGAGGAGAACGTGGACAAAGCCAGTTTCCGGGACAAGCTGACAAGTAAGAATAGAAGTAGATCTTAAAATATGTCGGTATCTTTGCCTGCACGTATATTTTTGTAGCATTGTATCTTCTTCGTGCTATCATAAGTTGATCGAAAGCTAATCTATCTAAAATTGGGttactaaattaaatttcaaaaatcttTGCTCTCCATTTTTATCAATTTAAAAGTTGTCCGACTATAAAAAGGCATAGACAATAAGCGacttatattattaattagaTCTGTGTTATCAAGTGCTATTTTAATAACGAAATAACTAACTTTAGAATCCCTGGACTTTTGGACGACGAACAAGAACCGGGCCATTTGGTTCCGTGTGTATAAGGAGCAGGCCGATTGGGTTCCCATTCTGGCGGAGAACGGCTTTGATTTCCATCATGCCAAGACCGGTGTGGTAGTCATGTACCGCTGGCTACCGGAGCACGAGTCCAGCAATCTGCCCACCTACGCCCACACGCTGATGGGCGTCGGTGGACTGGTGATCAACGAACAGGACGAGGTGCTGGTGGTGTCCGATCGTTATGCGATGATACCGAACAGCTGGAAGCTGCCCGGCGGCTATGTGGAGCCGCGGGAGAATCTCATCGATGCGGCGATACGCGAGGTGGCCGAGGAGACGGGAATCCGCACCGAATTCCGCTCAGTGGTCAGTCTGCGGCATGCCCATGGCGGCACCTTCGGCTGCTCCGACATGTACGTGGTCATCGCCCTAAAGCCACTAAATTTGGACTTTACGCGCTGCGAACGCGAGA encodes:
- the LOC6619952 gene encoding nudix hydrolase 8 translates to MLATGFLARRTVLNQPAFNSWSTLLRTARKRPTSTVAARVPLKLQSQRQFTRAYSSSKVMETLADVFRGITDRFAGVTVDGREENVDKASFRDKLTKSLDFWTTNKNRAIWFRVYKEQADWVPILAENGFDFHHAKTGVVVMYRWLPEHESSNLPTYAHTLMGVGGLVINEQDEVLVVSDRYAMIPNSWKLPGGYVEPRENLIDAAIREVAEETGIRTEFRSVVSLRHAHGGTFGCSDMYVVIALKPLNLDFTRCEREIARIQWMPIAEYLKHPQVHETNRQFVCTFLDYQKRGLTLTCRDEVHQVLKKKYNLYYVDREQQDKKNS